The Metabacillus sediminilitoris genome window below encodes:
- a CDS encoding sensor histidine kinase: protein MDFVYLNQHILDNLFYILISILIFFILYDHVETLKSYKRILLTTSMSLPILLCMKFPIYIDEYCVHDLRQIPLLLGILYGGWPVGTALFIILLVARFAIYGFNFMTLIVYSVIFIVTALFSTKFKTLNRKHKLFSAALLSLFLGILSTNIAVFISDFFRVTEAYIFYFIIIPPFIMFSAVYITEILRDAISIKSKVIKLEKMEVVSQLAASISHEVRNPLTVVKGFIELLKDPKLPGDVRERYFQFVTTELKSAETIISNYLAFAKPATEKIEDILIDHEIRSVIDMIKPLASMNSVEISEAIVPATTRGNTQYFKQCLLNLIKNGIEAIPNGGELRIVTLVNKDVITLKISDNGVGMTKEQINRFGEPYYSSKEKGTGLGSMVVVRTIQSMNGTLNIKSSINEGTTITVTLPAIH, encoded by the coding sequence ATGGATTTTGTTTATTTAAACCAACATATTTTAGATAATCTATTTTACATTTTGATTAGTATTTTAATATTTTTTATTTTATATGATCATGTAGAAACGCTAAAATCTTACAAAAGGATTCTTCTTACCACATCTATGAGTTTGCCTATTCTCTTATGCATGAAGTTTCCTATTTATATTGATGAATATTGTGTCCATGATTTAAGGCAAATCCCCCTTTTATTAGGAATACTTTATGGAGGATGGCCTGTTGGAACGGCTTTGTTCATTATTCTATTAGTGGCTCGGTTTGCTATTTATGGGTTCAACTTTATGACGTTAATTGTTTATAGCGTGATATTTATTGTAACAGCACTTTTTTCAACAAAGTTCAAGACATTAAATCGAAAGCACAAACTATTTAGTGCAGCACTGCTATCTTTATTTTTGGGAATACTTTCAACCAATATCGCTGTTTTCATCTCAGACTTCTTTAGAGTAACTGAAGCTTACATTTTCTATTTTATAATTATTCCTCCTTTCATCATGTTTTCTGCTGTATATATCACTGAGATTTTAAGAGATGCCATTAGTATAAAGTCAAAAGTTATTAAGTTAGAAAAGATGGAAGTCGTTAGTCAGCTTGCTGCAAGTATTTCACACGAAGTTAGAAATCCTTTAACAGTTGTAAAAGGGTTTATTGAATTGTTAAAGGACCCTAAACTACCTGGTGATGTAAGAGAGCGGTATTTTCAATTTGTTACTACGGAACTTAAGAGTGCTGAGACTATTATTAGTAATTATTTGGCTTTTGCAAAACCTGCAACGGAAAAAATAGAAGATATATTAATAGATCATGAAATAAGAAGTGTAATTGATATGATAAAGCCATTAGCCAGTATGAACTCAGTTGAGATATCAGAAGCGATCGTACCAGCAACTACACGTGGGAACACCCAGTATTTTAAACAATGTTTATTAAACCTAATTAAAAATGGAATAGAGGCTATACCTAATGGTGGTGAACTTAGAATCGTTACGCTTGTTAACAAGGACGTGATAACGCTCAAAATAAGCGATAACGGGGTTGGAATGACCAAAGAACAAATAAACCGTTTTGGCGAGCCGTATTACAGCAGTAAAGAAAAAGGAACAGGACTAGGTTCAATGGTTGTTGTTCGGACTATACAATCGATGAACGGCACACTTAATATTAAGAGTAGTATAAATGAAGGAACAACTATAACCGTTACACTACCTGCTATACATTAA
- a CDS encoding PadR family transcriptional regulator, with translation MKDLTEMLKGVLEGVVLQKIQIGETYGYEITRYLNELGFDDIVEGTVYTILVRIEKKGLVEIEKKKSELGPARKFYTLNAKGEQELNDFWQRWSFLEEKMNEIKEQRNV, from the coding sequence ATGAAGGACTTAACTGAAATGCTTAAGGGAGTTCTTGAAGGAGTAGTACTTCAAAAGATTCAAATAGGTGAAACCTATGGGTATGAAATAACTAGATATCTAAATGAGTTAGGCTTTGATGATATTGTGGAAGGAACTGTCTATACCATTCTTGTTCGAATAGAGAAAAAAGGGCTCGTGGAGATTGAGAAGAAAAAATCTGAGCTTGGGCCCGCGAGAAAATTCTACACACTAAATGCTAAAGGAGAACAAGAATTAAATGATTTTTGGCAACGCTGGTCATTTTTAGAAGAAAAAATGAATGAAATAAAGGAGCAAAGAAATGTTTAA
- a CDS encoding DUF1048 domain-containing protein, with amino-acid sequence MFKKMIQEKREFRAYQKRVNELPEEYKKAMKAIENYMWNFAKGSGMFELLKNILEMFENSASDGLSVRDVVGNDIAEFADSFLAEFPEETWIDKLRKKLRDSIK; translated from the coding sequence ATGTTTAAAAAGATGATTCAAGAAAAACGGGAATTTCGTGCATATCAAAAAAGAGTGAATGAATTACCTGAAGAATACAAAAAAGCTATGAAAGCAATTGAAAATTATATGTGGAACTTTGCTAAGGGATCAGGCATGTTTGAGCTTTTAAAGAATATTTTAGAGATGTTCGAGAATAGTGCCAGTGATGGATTAAGCGTACGAGATGTAGTAGGAAATGATATAGCAGAATTTGCAGACTCATTCCTAGCCGAGTTTCCAGAAGAAACATGGATTGACAAATTAAGAAAGAAATTAAGAGATTCTATTAAATAA